From one Gracilibacillus salinarum genomic stretch:
- the rlmD gene encoding 23S rRNA (uracil(1939)-C(5))-methyltransferase RlmD, protein MNKSKKNGHKPGKTRNQSKKTNGKKRSALTNQKGDKFQGKPSTTNKRRGNKKSLTAEVTCTGLTNEGKGIVQWKGKQLEVEHLLPGETAEITLSTSGRNVHTELKRIITLSQDRVEPMCTYFYECGGCQLQHMHEQAQEDFKQETIDKLMKPFGKPEPILTMDHPYDYRNKSHTTFGLNKERQIIGGLYAQNSHKLISMDRCLIHDPKADEIWQTIKDMMKSFKMQPYNEDTGRGFLRHVLVKVGKVSGEIMVVLVVASPIFKGKNNFVKALRKAHPEITTILMNVNNRNTSMVLGDQEKVLFGKGTITDTLCGLKFDISAKSFYQINPVQTEKLYAKAIEMAQLTGSETVIDAYCGIGTIGLISSQKAGKVIGVELNKDAVRDAIRNSKRNGVKNARFYQGDSGEFMMEMAARGEKADVVIMDPPRSGSDEAFLSSVVKLKPKRIVYVSCNPVTQVRDMSYLVQNGYKVTGMQPVDMFPQTVHVECVASIELKLSN, encoded by the coding sequence ATGAATAAAAGCAAAAAGAATGGACATAAACCGGGAAAAACACGCAATCAGTCGAAAAAAACAAATGGAAAAAAGCGCTCCGCACTGACTAATCAAAAGGGCGACAAATTCCAAGGTAAGCCCTCGACAACAAATAAGCGTCGAGGTAATAAGAAATCTTTAACCGCAGAAGTGACCTGCACAGGCCTGACCAATGAAGGGAAAGGCATCGTTCAGTGGAAAGGAAAACAGCTGGAGGTAGAGCATCTATTGCCAGGTGAAACGGCTGAGATTACGTTGTCCACTAGTGGGCGGAATGTTCATACGGAATTGAAGCGGATAATCACCTTGTCTCAAGACCGAGTCGAGCCAATGTGCACCTATTTTTATGAGTGTGGCGGATGTCAGCTGCAGCATATGCACGAGCAGGCTCAGGAAGATTTCAAGCAAGAAACAATAGATAAATTGATGAAACCATTCGGTAAACCGGAACCCATTTTAACGATGGACCATCCGTATGATTACCGGAACAAGAGCCATACAACATTTGGTCTGAATAAGGAAAGGCAGATTATTGGTGGGCTATATGCTCAGAATAGTCATAAGCTTATCTCGATGGATCGGTGTCTTATTCATGATCCGAAAGCGGATGAGATCTGGCAAACGATTAAGGACATGATGAAGTCCTTTAAAATGCAACCATATAATGAAGACACTGGACGAGGTTTCCTGCGTCACGTACTGGTGAAGGTCGGCAAGGTCAGTGGTGAGATTATGGTGGTGCTGGTTGTAGCTTCACCTATTTTTAAAGGCAAGAATAATTTTGTGAAAGCTCTCAGGAAGGCTCACCCAGAGATTACGACCATCCTCATGAACGTTAATAATCGGAATACGAGCATGGTTCTAGGTGATCAGGAAAAAGTATTGTTCGGTAAAGGGACGATAACAGACACCCTTTGTGGATTGAAGTTTGATATTTCCGCGAAATCCTTCTATCAGATTAATCCGGTCCAGACGGAAAAGTTATATGCGAAAGCCATTGAAATGGCCCAGTTGACTGGAAGTGAAACCGTCATTGATGCATACTGTGGGATCGGTACAATTGGACTGATTTCTAGTCAAAAGGCTGGCAAAGTCATTGGGGTAGAATTGAATAAGGATGCTGTTCGAGACGCAATTCGCAATTCAAAGCGCAACGGCGTGAAAAATGCCCGATTCTATCAAGGCGATTCCGGGGAATTCATGATGGAGATGGCAGCACGTGGAGAGAAAGCAGATGTAGTAATTATGGATCCACCACGAAGCGGAAGTGATGAAGCATTCTTGTCTAGTGTTGTTAAGCTTAAGCCGAAACGTATCGTTTATGTGTCCTGCAATCCGGTGACACAGGTGCGGGATATGAGCTATTTAGTACAGAACGGATATAAGGTAACAGGAATGCAGCCAGTGGATATGTTTCCACAGACGGTGCATGTGGAGTGTGTCGCGTCGATAGAGTTAAAATTGTCTAATTAA
- a CDS encoding UPF0489 family protein, with product MKKVKDMDGTWKIAYPKRNIYIMRDHNWAFSAWEISRLNKKIKPKARLLHVDFHDDYFEPTEEITELKTEQGALNIGEKLDIFEFIRASQGTGTIKDVYMIGDYVRSPGEVFHSYTLNQFEHEHRMEFFSPENQSFILDLDLDFFNLHAYQSIENNYNSNPFRYSDEFIKKQLERFKQYDDEGCWDLITVSISPEHCGGDQTAQQILEIFLKSFELNDEEYIHW from the coding sequence ATGAAGAAAGTTAAGGATATGGATGGCACTTGGAAAATAGCGTACCCTAAACGAAATATCTACATAATGCGTGATCATAATTGGGCTTTTTCAGCTTGGGAAATAAGTAGACTTAATAAAAAAATAAAACCAAAAGCAAGATTATTACATGTTGATTTTCACGATGATTATTTTGAGCCTACTGAGGAAATAACAGAGTTGAAAACGGAACAAGGTGCTCTCAATATTGGGGAAAAACTTGATATTTTTGAATTTATAAGAGCGAGCCAAGGGACGGGCACTATTAAAGATGTGTATATGATAGGAGACTATGTTAGATCTCCAGGTGAAGTTTTTCACTCTTATACTCTAAATCAGTTTGAACATGAGCATCGGATGGAATTCTTTAGTCCAGAAAATCAAAGTTTTATTTTGGATTTAGACCTGGATTTTTTTAACTTACATGCCTATCAATCTATTGAGAATAATTATAATAGCAATCCCTTTCGTTATAGTGACGAGTTCATAAAAAAGCAGTTGGAGCGATTTAAGCAGTATGATGATGAAGGGTGTTGGGATTTAATAACTGTAAGTATTTCACCTGAACACTGTGGCGGAGATCAAACTGCACAACAAATACTTGAAATTTTCCTTAAATCTTTCGAGTTAAATGATGAGGAATATATACATTGGTAG
- a CDS encoding nucleotidyltransferase family protein, with amino-acid sequence MYGIQNKTYTSLIRYFFNENDIKRVILFGSRAKATYTYNSDIDLYISYYGDKPYIIMDQIHDLAGIYSVDIVFEENANSVLKDQILRDGITIYDQNETVKRSKGSSISI; translated from the coding sequence ATGTACGGAATTCAAAATAAAACATATACATCTTTAATACGCTATTTCTTCAATGAAAATGATATTAAAAGAGTTATTCTTTTCGGTTCGAGAGCAAAAGCAACATATACTTATAATTCGGATATCGACTTGTACATCAGTTACTATGGTGATAAACCATATATAATAATGGATCAAATTCATGACTTAGCAGGTATTTATTCCGTTGATATTGTATTTGAAGAAAATGCAAATTCTGTTTTAAAGGATCAAATTCTGCGAGATGGAATCACAATATATGATCAAAACGAAACAGTGAAACGCTCGAAAGGTTCTTCTATCTCCATATAA
- a CDS encoding YcxB family protein: protein MYTINNNGINQQVGRSNVFINWNDIVKGYEHKEMFCLYISSSKAILLPKRYFASNDDKLVFKKLVRQNTNKVKLKSS from the coding sequence ATGTATACAATTAATAATAACGGTATTAATCAACAAGTGGGAAGGTCTAACGTATTTATTAATTGGAATGATATTGTGAAGGGTTATGAACATAAAGAAATGTTTTGTTTGTACATATCAAGTAGTAAAGCTATTCTGTTGCCAAAAAGATACTTTGCTTCAAATGATGATAAGCTGGTTTTTAAGAAACTAGTTAGACAGAATACAAACAAAGTAAAACTAAAATCAAGTTAG
- a CDS encoding DUF3592 domain-containing protein, protein MSSTELGVLVTGMLSLIFGFYSLIKVILFLNNAKVAKGTIKDIKWEPPRRGYFPVITYLDEYDQIKTFESHIGFDKYKYKIGQSVEIRYNNQKSVINSFLLVWFEVILFIGLGLMFSVSVLVQHYFDIPNISM, encoded by the coding sequence TTGAGTAGCACAGAGTTAGGAGTACTTGTCACTGGAATGTTGTCCTTAATTTTTGGTTTTTATAGCTTGATAAAAGTAATTTTATTTTTAAACAATGCTAAAGTGGCAAAAGGAACTATTAAGGATATAAAATGGGAGCCGCCACGAAGAGGTTATTTTCCAGTAATAACGTACTTAGATGAATATGATCAAATAAAAACCTTTGAGTCTCATATTGGTTTTGATAAATATAAATATAAGATTGGACAATCGGTAGAAATAAGATACAATAACCAAAAATCTGTTATCAATAGTTTTTTGCTTGTTTGGTTCGAGGTTATACTGTTTATAGGTTTAGGGCTTATGTTTTCAGTTTCTGTCTTAGTTCAACATTATTTTGATATTCCCAATATAAGTATGTAG
- a CDS encoding HI0074 family nucleotidyltransferase substrate-binding subunit: MSSYEKYRESIDYSYQHVYRMYIHSKSIIEKYKSMESVDDITAEVYRDSIIKKYELLEDLLWKILSKIFKAKGLMIHNPRDCYKQAFKEGWIDNIEVWNNILQSRNSTAHIYNEADYEKIKQSIINEYMDEIEKLLFKLNESVIPDVRNSK, encoded by the coding sequence ATGTCCTCTTATGAAAAGTACAGAGAATCGATTGATTATTCGTATCAGCACGTTTATCGAATGTATATCCATTCTAAAAGTATTATTGAGAAGTATAAATCGATGGAATCCGTTGATGACATTACAGCTGAAGTATATCGTGATTCCATAATTAAAAAATATGAGTTATTAGAAGATTTATTATGGAAGATTTTATCTAAAATCTTTAAAGCTAAAGGCTTAATGATTCATAACCCACGCGATTGTTATAAACAAGCATTTAAAGAAGGCTGGATAGATAATATAGAAGTATGGAATAACATATTACAATCAAGAAATTCTACTGCGCATATCTATAATGAAGCAGATTATGAAAAGATAAAACAATCGATCATAAATGAATATATGGATGAAATTGAAAAATTATTATTCAAACTAAATGAAAGCGTGATACCAGATGTACGGAATTCAAAATAA
- a CDS encoding GNAT family N-acetyltransferase encodes MDIIIRPELNIQYNSTEEIIKKAFLNEEYSDKREHLLVNRIRKSYAFIPELSLVALNQGKNIIGHILLSKIKIVDGDNAVDSLALAPVSVTPEYQKKGIGSQLIHAALKNAKDLGYRSVIVLGHKDYYPKFGFKPASLWNIKAPFEVPDEVFMALELTHNSLEKVQGVVHYSKAFLE; translated from the coding sequence ATGGATATCATAATTCGACCAGAACTCAATATACAATATAATTCAACTGAAGAAATTATTAAAAAAGCCTTTTTGAATGAAGAATATAGCGATAAGAGAGAACATCTACTTGTAAATAGGATTAGAAAATCATATGCATTCATTCCTGAACTTTCATTAGTCGCATTAAATCAAGGAAAAAATATTATAGGTCATATTCTTCTATCTAAAATAAAAATTGTAGATGGTGATAACGCAGTCGATTCTTTGGCACTTGCTCCAGTTTCTGTTACTCCTGAGTATCAGAAAAAAGGAATTGGAAGTCAGTTAATTCACGCTGCGTTAAAAAACGCAAAAGACCTTGGATATCGTTCAGTAATTGTTTTAGGACATAAAGATTATTATCCTAAGTTTGGTTTTAAACCAGCTAGTTTATGGAATATTAAAGCCCCATTTGAGGTGCCTGATGAGGTGTTTATGGCTCTAGAATTAACACATAATTCTCTTGAAAAAGTGCAAGGTGTCGTTCATTATTCAAAAGCATTTTTAGAGTAA
- a CDS encoding excinuclease ABC subunit C — translation MIYEVRDINQLKDQVEKNIEDNSHREVTPQTQYNVSGIYMIYIDDFKNDKVVPIYIGQSKDVQKRYKRHYSELLALNRLSYDEYKKYFFSKGSSFYEGNFKSCKIFKYMLENNCILQDFHMVILDEINEGKLEDKEQEYFREFMPSFFGFNQFNSLLKSFPFQFSNTQMNEEEIRNYLDLIIEDTQGIQTYYDYGFTKFNFEHSMPTPKSLDYLSQRKKQWSKDTLLKFEKVNSELYELYKQYKPDYDEIRPLIDKKDKLYGNYVVARVEFGRALDAFKRDINKVFRKQKLYSEKAKENFINSVIHEENSDYKEQFQDYLKSRKCDVDLYRTFQEHIDEVQNKYEINNDMNKPYQEIADKILDEEVKNRSKRYEMIFPSCQFEPFALGDNIQNLKMEINKDDNLFNTCHVNIYISNNALSRGYIRKDPDIIRIDYCYIDNKGNKSGSQYFIENETTRNIQSGIKYYEQEFYNAFAFRPERFKISSLINNERDNSFISILAEFKHGINDYTIRDKELAKLSFILNKIQQSVDEDTRFEVEVSESYPCLEKCLVNEGLSDNPFVNKLLTRKLPRIGKRRKSKSTPKKGIKQKDRTINTRAEKYKEKIKERSNNKITVFNYISSKEKVTAKCNECSYEWEKRSDHLLARPYCPICK, via the coding sequence ATGATATATGAAGTAAGGGATATAAATCAGTTGAAGGATCAAGTTGAAAAAAATATAGAAGATAATTCGCATAGAGAAGTTACACCACAGACCCAATACAATGTATCTGGTATATACATGATTTACATAGATGATTTTAAGAATGATAAAGTTGTTCCTATCTATATTGGGCAATCAAAAGATGTTCAAAAAAGGTATAAACGACATTATTCAGAATTGCTTGCTTTGAATAGACTTTCGTATGATGAGTATAAAAAATATTTCTTTTCTAAAGGTTCCTCATTCTACGAAGGCAATTTTAAATCCTGTAAGATATTCAAGTATATGCTAGAAAATAATTGTATTTTACAGGACTTTCATATGGTTATTTTAGATGAGATAAACGAAGGAAAATTAGAAGATAAAGAGCAGGAATATTTTCGGGAGTTTATGCCTTCTTTTTTCGGTTTTAATCAATTTAATTCTTTATTAAAGAGCTTTCCATTTCAATTCTCTAATACACAAATGAATGAAGAGGAAATAAGAAATTATTTAGATTTAATCATTGAAGACACTCAAGGGATTCAGACTTATTATGATTATGGGTTTACAAAATTTAATTTTGAACATTCAATGCCTACCCCCAAAAGTCTTGATTATTTGTCGCAAAGAAAAAAACAATGGAGCAAGGATACTTTATTAAAGTTTGAAAAAGTGAATTCAGAACTTTATGAACTGTATAAACAATATAAACCTGATTATGATGAGATAAGACCATTGATTGATAAGAAAGATAAACTATATGGGAATTATGTAGTTGCTAGAGTTGAATTTGGTAGAGCGTTAGATGCTTTTAAAAGGGATATAAATAAGGTGTTTAGGAAACAGAAACTATATAGTGAGAAAGCTAAGGAGAACTTTATTAACAGTGTCATTCATGAAGAGAACTCGGATTATAAAGAGCAATTCCAAGATTACCTAAAATCTAGGAAGTGTGATGTAGATTTATATCGAACTTTTCAAGAGCATATAGATGAAGTGCAGAATAAATATGAAATTAATAATGACATGAACAAACCTTATCAAGAGATAGCTGATAAAATTCTGGATGAGGAAGTTAAAAATAGAAGTAAGAGATATGAAATGATATTTCCTTCTTGCCAATTTGAGCCTTTTGCTCTAGGTGATAATATTCAAAATCTTAAAATGGAAATAAACAAGGATGATAACTTATTTAACACCTGTCATGTCAATATTTACATATCGAATAACGCTTTAAGTAGGGGTTACATTAGAAAGGATCCTGATATTATAAGGATAGATTACTGTTATATAGACAATAAAGGGAATAAATCCGGAAGTCAGTACTTTATTGAAAACGAAACAACAAGAAATATTCAATCCGGAATTAAATACTATGAACAAGAGTTTTATAATGCTTTTGCATTCAGACCAGAAAGGTTTAAAATTTCTAGTTTAATAAATAATGAACGTGATAACTCATTTATTTCTATACTAGCCGAATTTAAGCATGGGATAAATGATTACACAATTAGGGATAAGGAATTAGCTAAATTATCTTTCATATTAAATAAAATTCAGCAATCGGTTGATGAAGATACAAGATTTGAAGTTGAAGTTTCTGAATCATATCCTTGCCTAGAAAAATGTCTTGTGAATGAGGGGTTGAGCGACAATCCGTTTGTTAACAAGTTATTAACAAGAAAACTACCTAGAATAGGAAAGAGACGGAAATCTAAATCTACACCTAAGAAAGGAATAAAACAAAAAGATAGAACAATTAATACTAGAGCAGAAAAGTATAAAGAGAAAATTAAGGAGAGGTCAAATAATAAAATTACTGTTTTTAATTACATATCAAGCAAGGAAAAAGTAACAGCTAAATGTAACGAATGCTCATATGAGTGGGAAAAACGTAGTGATCATTTATTAGCAAGACCTTATTGTCCCATATGTAAATAA
- a CDS encoding MFS transporter produces the protein MVTVFAITYAVFAPFFGWLSDKKGRGFLITCGLLLFVVSNVLTGLAPSFFWLIISRVMAGLSVASITPLIYAIIGDIAPPNRRGVWLSIVVSGHLMALWAGAPLGTLLEQFVGWRSVFFVMAAIGAILAVVNFQTWRTIPKKHTNRNLIQGNILRILGSVSVTTIWAISMYALYVYLGAALYSENKFSSSEIALAVTFYGVGAVLGSLTSGQLTNKLGESIISKVALLMLTINLVAIGILFSSGDWVYFFLFMWALVGYAGFTSYQAQLASEYPDERGIVMAWNNTALYIGITLGSMIGGYVITNWGYSTLPFACAGLAAISLLLSTQKVKEIKKEFV, from the coding sequence ATGGTAACGGTTTTTGCAATTACATATGCTGTTTTTGCTCCCTTTTTTGGATGGCTTTCCGATAAAAAAGGAAGGGGCTTTCTTATAACCTGTGGTTTACTACTTTTTGTTGTTTCTAATGTATTAACGGGTCTTGCGCCTTCGTTCTTTTGGTTAATCATCAGTCGGGTTATGGCTGGCTTATCTGTGGCCTCTATTACGCCTTTAATTTATGCAATCATTGGAGATATAGCACCTCCTAATCGACGTGGAGTATGGCTTTCTATCGTCGTTTCAGGGCATTTAATGGCTCTTTGGGCAGGAGCACCTCTTGGAACATTGTTAGAGCAATTTGTTGGTTGGCGTTCAGTATTTTTTGTAATGGCTGCTATTGGAGCAATTTTAGCCGTTGTCAATTTCCAAACATGGAGAACAATACCCAAGAAGCATACAAACAGAAATCTCATACAAGGGAACATATTAAGAATACTGGGTTCTGTAAGTGTAACTACCATTTGGGCAATTTCTATGTATGCTCTCTATGTATATCTAGGTGCTGCTCTTTACTCTGAAAACAAATTTTCTTCTTCTGAAATCGCACTGGCTGTTACTTTTTATGGAGTAGGTGCTGTTTTAGGGAGTCTTACAAGTGGGCAATTAACAAATAAATTAGGAGAAAGTATTATTTCAAAGGTAGCACTCCTTATGCTAACTATTAATCTAGTTGCTATAGGGATATTATTTTCGTCAGGCGATTGGGTTTACTTTTTCCTATTCATGTGGGCATTGGTTGGATATGCAGGATTCACATCATACCAGGCTCAACTTGCATCCGAATATCCAGATGAGCGAGGAATTGTTATGGCATGGAATAATACAGCCCTTTATATTGGGATAACTCTAGGTTCCATGATTGGGGGATATGTCATCACCAACTGGGGATATTCTACGCTCCCGTTTGCTTGTGCAGGCTTAGCAGCCATTAGTTTACTTCTAAGCACCCAAAAGGTAAAAGAAATTAAGAAGGAATTTGTTTAA